Proteins found in one Sporosarcina jeotgali genomic segment:
- the rplL gene encoding 50S ribosomal protein L7/L12 produces MTNEQILGAIKEMTVLELNDLVKAIEEEFGVTAAAPVAMAGAGGGEAAAEQTEFDVVLASAGDQKIKVIKVVREITGLGLKEAKEVVDNAPKAIKEGVEKAEAEELKAKLEEVGASVEVK; encoded by the coding sequence ATGACTAACGAACAAATCTTAGGCGCTATCAAAGAAATGACAGTTCTTGAACTTAACGACCTAGTAAAAGCAATCGAAGAAGAATTTGGCGTAACTGCTGCAGCTCCTGTAGCTATGGCTGGCGCTGGTGGCGGAGAAGCAGCTGCTGAGCAGACTGAATTCGACGTAGTTCTAGCATCTGCTGGAGACCAAAAAATCAAAGTCATCAAAGTCGTTCGCGAAATCACTGGCCTAGGCTTGAAAGAAGCGAAAGAAGTTGTTGATAACGCACCTAAAGCTATCAAAGAAGGCGTAGAAAAAGCTGAAGCTGAAGAACTTAAAGCTAAGCTTGAAGAAGTAGGCGCTTCTGTAGAAGTTAAGTAA
- the rplJ gene encoding 50S ribosomal protein L10, with amino-acid sequence MSKVLEAKQAVVTEIADKMKASASMVVVDYRGLNVAQATELRKQLREAGVEFKVYKNSMARRAAEASGLEGLNEHLTGPNAIAFSTEDVIAPAKIINNFAKDNEALEIKAGVIEGALASVEEVKALATLPSREGLLSMLLSVLQAPMRNFALATKAVADQKEEQGA; translated from the coding sequence ATGAGCAAAGTATTAGAAGCGAAACAAGCAGTAGTAACTGAAATCGCGGACAAGATGAAAGCATCAGCTTCAATGGTCGTTGTTGACTATCGTGGTCTTAACGTTGCACAAGCAACTGAACTTCGTAAGCAACTTCGTGAAGCAGGCGTGGAATTCAAAGTCTACAAAAACTCGATGGCTCGCCGTGCGGCTGAAGCATCAGGTCTTGAAGGACTTAACGAACATCTTACAGGACCGAACGCAATTGCGTTCTCAACTGAAGATGTAATCGCACCCGCAAAAATCATCAACAACTTCGCTAAAGACAACGAAGCTTTGGAAATCAAAGCCGGTGTCATCGAAGGTGCACTTGCTTCTGTTGAAGAAGTGAAAGCATTGGCGACTCTTCCTTCACGCGAAGGACTTCTCTCTATGCTGCTCAGCGTGCTTCAAGCTCCAATGCGCAACTTCGCATTGGCTACAAAAGCCGTTGCAGACCAAAAAGAAGAACAAGGCGCGTAA
- the rplA gene encoding 50S ribosomal protein L1, giving the protein MAKRGKKFVEAAKLVDRTAAYDLTEAIELAKKTSTTNFDATVEVAFRLGIDTRKNDQQIRGAVVLPNGTGKTQRVLVFAKGEKLKEAEAAGADFVGDAEYITKIQQGWFDFDVIVATPDMMGEVGKIGRVLGPKGLMPNPKTGTVTFDVTKAVQEIKAGKVEYRADKAGIIHAPIGKVSFDNEKLAENLTTVFEVIQKAKPAAAKGTYMKSVNLTTTMGPAVKINPSSVNVK; this is encoded by the coding sequence ATGGCTAAAAGAGGTAAGAAGTTCGTAGAAGCTGCAAAGCTTGTCGACCGCACAGCGGCATACGACTTAACAGAAGCGATCGAACTCGCTAAAAAAACAAGCACAACAAACTTTGATGCAACAGTAGAAGTGGCTTTCCGTCTTGGAATCGACACGCGCAAAAACGACCAGCAAATTCGTGGAGCAGTAGTACTGCCTAACGGAACTGGTAAAACACAACGCGTTCTCGTTTTCGCTAAAGGTGAGAAGCTTAAAGAAGCTGAAGCAGCAGGCGCTGACTTTGTAGGCGATGCAGAATACATCACTAAAATCCAACAAGGATGGTTTGACTTCGATGTAATCGTTGCGACACCGGACATGATGGGTGAAGTTGGTAAAATCGGACGTGTACTTGGACCAAAAGGTCTTATGCCGAACCCGAAAACTGGCACAGTGACATTCGACGTTACAAAAGCAGTTCAAGAAATCAAAGCAGGTAAGGTAGAATATCGTGCGGACAAAGCTGGAATCATCCACGCTCCAATTGGTAAAGTTTCTTTCGATAACGAAAAGCTTGCAGAAAACCTTACAACTGTATTTGAAGTAATTCAGAAGGCTAAACCGGCTGCAGCTAAAGGTACTTACATGAAGTCTGTTAACTTAACAACTACAATGGGACCTGCTGTAAAGATCAACCCTTCTTCAGTAAACGTAAAATAA
- the rplK gene encoding 50S ribosomal protein L11: MAKKVIKLVKLQIPAGKANPAPPVGPALGQAGVNIMGFCKEFNARTSDQAGLIIPVEITVFEDRSFTFITKTPPAAVLLKVAAKIQKGSGEPNKNKVAVVKRDQVKEIAEQKMQDLNAASVEAAMAMVEGTARSMGITIED; the protein is encoded by the coding sequence GTGGCTAAAAAAGTAATCAAGCTTGTGAAATTGCAAATTCCAGCAGGAAAAGCAAATCCAGCACCGCCAGTCGGACCGGCGCTCGGTCAGGCAGGTGTCAATATCATGGGATTCTGTAAAGAATTCAATGCGCGTACATCTGACCAAGCAGGTCTTATTATTCCTGTTGAAATCACTGTATTCGAAGATCGTTCATTTACATTCATCACAAAAACTCCGCCAGCAGCAGTATTGTTGAAGGTTGCAGCTAAAATCCAAAAGGGTTCAGGCGAACCGAACAAGAATAAAGTTGCTGTCGTGAAGCGTGATCAAGTTAAAGAAATTGCTGAACAAAAAATGCAGGATTTGAATGCTGCATCAGTTGAAGCAGCGATGGCAATGGTTGAAGGTACTGCTCGCAGTATGGGAATCACGATCGAAGACTGA
- the nusG gene encoding transcription termination/antitermination protein NusG: MEKNWYVVHTYSGYENKVKENLEKRVETMGMQDKIFRVIVPEEEETDFKEGKKRTVMRKTFPGYVLVEIIMTDDSWYVVRNTPGVTGFIGSSGGGAKPTPLLPEEVTFILKQMGMKDRKLEVDFEIGEMVEVLEGPFAGFQGKVEEIELDQGKVKVSVDMFGRETNMELDFEQVERTS, from the coding sequence ATGGAGAAAAATTGGTACGTCGTCCATACGTACTCAGGGTACGAAAACAAGGTGAAAGAAAACCTTGAAAAACGCGTGGAAACGATGGGTATGCAAGACAAGATTTTCCGCGTGATTGTTCCAGAAGAAGAAGAAACGGATTTCAAAGAAGGTAAAAAACGTACAGTGATGCGGAAAACGTTTCCTGGTTACGTCCTAGTTGAAATTATCATGACAGATGATTCATGGTATGTCGTCCGCAATACACCGGGCGTCACTGGATTCATCGGTTCTTCGGGCGGCGGAGCAAAACCTACGCCGCTTCTTCCTGAAGAAGTGACGTTCATCCTGAAGCAAATGGGTATGAAGGATCGCAAATTGGAAGTGGACTTCGAAATCGGCGAAATGGTGGAAGTGTTAGAGGGACCGTTCGCTGGATTCCAGGGTAAAGTTGAAGAGATTGAACTGGACCAGGGGAAAGTTAAAGTATCTGTAGACATGTTCGGCCGCGAAACGAATATGGAACTTGACTTTGAACAAGTTGAAAGAACGAGCTGA
- the secE gene encoding preprotein translocase subunit SecE, giving the protein MGKITSFFKNVVTEMRKVSWPKRKELTRYTIVVLSTVVFMAVYFGLVDLGLSRVMEWYVSL; this is encoded by the coding sequence ATGGGCAAGATAACAAGTTTCTTTAAAAATGTTGTCACGGAAATGCGGAAAGTCAGCTGGCCGAAACGTAAAGAACTGACCCGCTACACAATCGTGGTTCTTAGTACAGTAGTATTCATGGCCGTATACTTTGGTCTTGTGGATCTTGGCTTATCACGAGTAATGGAATGGTATGTTTCGTTATAA
- the rpmG gene encoding 50S ribosomal protein L33, which produces MSKKIVVSCEKCGSRNYSLPAGSNKTTERLVLKKHCSHCNEHTLHRQTA; this is translated from the coding sequence ATGTCTAAAAAAATTGTAGTAAGCTGTGAAAAATGCGGCTCCAGAAACTATTCACTACCAGCTGGCAGCAACAAAACAACTGAACGGCTGGTCCTGAAGAAACACTGCAGTCATTGCAATGAGCATACGTTACACAGACAAACAGCGTGA
- the sigH gene encoding RNA polymerase sporulation sigma factor SigH gives MAEKTAYAPRTADFSTFSDEQLIGIIQEGNTDALDFLITKYQSFVRMKARSYFMMGGDKEDIIQEGMIGLYKAIRDFREDRLSSFKGFAELCIKRQIITAIKTATRQKHIPLNSSVSLDKPVYDEESDRTLLDVLTGSANDDPEDLMIYKENFVQMEVEMNKVLSSLEKEVLGLYLDGQSYQEISEVLNRQVKSVDNALQRIKRKLERYMQVDVVT, from the coding sequence ATGGCGGAAAAGACAGCTTATGCACCTAGAACAGCAGACTTCAGTACCTTTTCCGATGAACAGCTAATCGGAATCATTCAAGAAGGAAACACAGATGCACTCGACTTTCTCATTACCAAATATCAATCATTTGTTAGAATGAAGGCGCGTTCTTACTTCATGATGGGCGGGGACAAGGAAGATATAATTCAAGAAGGCATGATTGGATTATATAAAGCCATTCGCGATTTCCGCGAAGACCGGCTTAGCTCGTTTAAAGGGTTTGCAGAGCTGTGTATTAAGCGGCAGATCATCACGGCTATCAAAACAGCCACCAGGCAAAAACATATTCCGCTTAATTCATCTGTATCGCTGGATAAGCCTGTTTACGACGAGGAATCCGACCGTACTTTGTTAGATGTGCTTACGGGTTCTGCCAATGATGATCCGGAAGACTTAATGATTTATAAAGAAAACTTTGTTCAAATGGAAGTAGAAATGAACAAAGTTTTAAGCAGTCTTGAAAAGGAAGTGCTTGGCCTTTATCTGGACGGGCAGTCCTATCAGGAGATTTCTGAAGTACTGAACCGTCAAGTTAAATCCGTAGACAATGCATTGCAGCGCATTAAACGAAAGCTTGAAAGGTATATGCAAGTAGATGTCGTTACGTAA
- a CDS encoding NYN domain-containing protein: protein MKKDILLVDGYNIIGAWPELRELKRLKLAEARDRLIDQLAEYQAFKGWRVILVFDAYLVPGIENKEKRSQVEIVFTRENETADERIEKLVSELSKRTVQLHVATSDLTEQWIIFGQGALRISARELEIEMQEIDKIISAKVRAIQENRSFSKIQLSQEVAEVFEKWRRGNR from the coding sequence ATGAAAAAAGACATCCTGCTAGTCGATGGTTATAACATTATCGGTGCATGGCCGGAACTGAGGGAGTTAAAACGACTTAAACTTGCCGAGGCGCGGGACCGTTTAATTGATCAGCTGGCAGAATATCAAGCTTTCAAGGGGTGGCGCGTGATTCTTGTATTCGATGCATACCTGGTTCCGGGGATTGAAAATAAAGAGAAGCGTTCTCAAGTTGAAATTGTGTTTACGAGGGAAAACGAAACGGCAGATGAACGTATTGAGAAGCTGGTTTCAGAACTATCGAAACGTACTGTGCAACTTCATGTCGCGACTTCAGATCTTACTGAACAATGGATTATTTTTGGACAAGGGGCATTAAGAATTTCTGCACGGGAACTAGAGATTGAAATGCAGGAAATCGACAAGATTATATCTGCAAAAGTGCGGGCAATTCAGGAGAATCGTTCCTTTTCCAAAATACAATTATCACAAGAAGTAGCGGAAGTTTTCGAGAAATGGCGCAGGGGGAACAGGTGA
- the rlmB gene encoding 23S rRNA (guanosine(2251)-2'-O)-methyltransferase RlmB encodes MIGGKNPIVEALRSGRELNKIWIAEGLNKQSIGEITTLAKKAGVVVQAVPKKKLDQLLDVNHQGIVASVAAYTYAELDDIFAVAEQRGEDPFILLLDELEDPHNLGSILRTADAVGVHGIIIPKRRSVGLTGVVAKASTGAIEHVPVVRVVNLGQTVDELKKKGVWIAGTDAKGSADYRTMDATLPLAVIIGSEGKGMSRLLKEKCDFLYHLPMRGHVTSLNASVAASLLMYEVLRKRLPNPSTP; translated from the coding sequence ATGATTGGCGGCAAAAATCCAATTGTCGAGGCACTGCGTTCAGGAAGAGAATTGAACAAAATCTGGATTGCCGAAGGATTGAATAAGCAAAGTATCGGAGAGATTACAACACTTGCTAAAAAGGCGGGTGTGGTTGTACAAGCTGTCCCTAAAAAGAAGCTGGACCAGCTGCTCGATGTAAATCACCAGGGCATCGTCGCGTCTGTAGCAGCCTATACGTATGCGGAGCTGGACGATATTTTTGCGGTTGCAGAACAACGCGGAGAAGATCCGTTTATCCTGCTGTTGGATGAACTCGAAGATCCCCATAATCTTGGGTCGATCCTGCGTACTGCAGACGCTGTCGGCGTACACGGAATTATCATTCCAAAAAGACGTTCGGTAGGACTTACAGGTGTGGTTGCAAAAGCCTCTACAGGTGCGATTGAACACGTTCCCGTTGTTCGCGTGGTGAACTTGGGTCAAACCGTCGATGAATTGAAGAAAAAAGGCGTTTGGATCGCTGGAACAGATGCAAAAGGATCTGCTGATTATCGGACAATGGATGCAACGCTTCCGCTCGCTGTCATTATAGGCAGTGAAGGAAAAGGAATGTCGCGACTATTGAAAGAGAAATGTGATTTTCTGTACCACTTGCCGATGCGTGGCCATGTCACGTCACTTAATGCTTCTGTCGCGGCTTCGCTGCTTATGTATGAAGTATTGCGCAAGCGGCTGCCGAATCCTTCCACACCATGA
- a CDS encoding Mini-ribonuclease 3 — translation MSEYSLRPADVRQLKALSLAYMGDAVYEQAVREHLLRSGRVKPNILHKEATQFVSAKAQASILRSMIDEDFLTEEEMAVMRRGRNAKSGSVPKNTDVLTYNHSSAFEAVVGYLYLLEDSERTAEFIRKAIECIEGGEDRVRN, via the coding sequence ATGAGTGAATACAGCTTGCGTCCAGCTGACGTCCGGCAACTAAAAGCACTATCCCTGGCTTATATGGGGGATGCGGTCTATGAGCAGGCGGTGCGAGAGCATCTCCTGCGATCAGGACGCGTGAAACCGAATATCCTTCATAAGGAAGCGACGCAATTCGTTTCCGCCAAAGCGCAAGCGTCGATACTGCGCTCGATGATAGATGAAGACTTTTTAACTGAAGAAGAAATGGCTGTTATGAGACGCGGCAGAAATGCAAAATCTGGTTCCGTGCCGAAAAACACAGACGTATTAACTTACAATCACAGTTCGGCATTCGAAGCAGTCGTAGGCTATTTGTATTTGTTAGAAGATAGCGAGAGAACGGCTGAATTCATCCGTAAAGCGATTGAATGTATTGAAGGAGGAGAAGACCGTGTCAGAAACTGA
- the cysS gene encoding cysteine--tRNA ligase, giving the protein MTIQLYNTLTRKKEPFVPITEGEVKMYVCGPTVYNYIHIGNARPVIVFDTVRRYLDYRGYHVTYVSNFTDVDDKIIKAANELGEEVPELTERFIQAFFEDVGALGCKKADMHPRVTDHIQDVIDFISLLIEKEYAYESEGDVYFRTRKFDGYGKLSHQSIDELKVGARIQASERKQDALDFVLWKAAKPGEISWNSPWGEGRPGWHIECSVMARQLLGDTIDIHAGGQDLTFPHHENEIAQSEALTGETFARYWMHNGYINIDNEKMSKSLGNFVTVHDIIQQIDPQVLRFFMLSVHYRSPVNFSQDLVESASNGLDRIRTAYQNIEHRLEVSADNGDQHDIWLHKIQEQQTAFEEAMDDDFNTANGIAVIFELASLANVYLLEKNTEKAVLEAFLKTFNQLMDVLGLPFKEKDELNDEAVDQLIEERLEARKNRDFARADAIRGELKEQGILLEDTAQGVRWKRA; this is encoded by the coding sequence ATGACAATCCAGTTATACAACACGCTGACACGCAAGAAAGAACCGTTTGTTCCAATTACTGAAGGAGAAGTGAAAATGTACGTGTGCGGTCCGACTGTCTACAACTACATTCATATCGGAAATGCCCGTCCAGTCATCGTTTTTGATACAGTCCGCAGATATTTGGATTACCGGGGCTATCACGTGACGTACGTTTCTAACTTTACAGATGTGGATGACAAAATCATTAAAGCGGCGAACGAACTTGGCGAGGAAGTGCCGGAGTTAACGGAACGTTTTATTCAAGCATTTTTTGAGGATGTAGGGGCGCTTGGCTGTAAGAAAGCGGATATGCATCCCCGCGTAACCGATCATATTCAAGACGTGATCGATTTCATTTCTTTATTGATCGAAAAAGAATATGCTTATGAGTCAGAAGGGGATGTCTATTTCCGTACTCGAAAGTTTGATGGATATGGAAAGTTATCGCACCAATCAATAGACGAACTAAAAGTGGGAGCCCGTATCCAAGCGAGTGAACGCAAGCAGGATGCGCTTGACTTTGTCTTATGGAAAGCAGCGAAACCTGGTGAGATTTCATGGAACAGTCCTTGGGGAGAAGGCCGTCCGGGCTGGCATATCGAGTGTTCAGTGATGGCGAGGCAATTGCTGGGCGATACAATTGATATCCACGCTGGCGGGCAGGACTTGACATTTCCGCACCATGAAAATGAAATCGCCCAGTCAGAAGCGCTGACCGGCGAAACGTTTGCACGCTATTGGATGCACAATGGCTATATCAATATTGATAATGAAAAAATGTCTAAATCACTTGGGAATTTTGTAACAGTTCACGACATCATTCAGCAGATTGACCCGCAAGTGCTGCGATTCTTCATGCTTTCCGTTCACTACCGCTCTCCAGTCAACTTCTCTCAGGATTTAGTAGAGAGTGCATCGAATGGATTGGATCGTATCCGTACCGCTTATCAAAATATCGAACACCGTCTAGAGGTTTCTGCCGATAATGGAGACCAGCACGATATATGGCTTCATAAAATCCAAGAGCAGCAGACAGCTTTTGAAGAAGCAATGGATGACGATTTCAATACAGCTAATGGGATTGCGGTAATTTTTGAGTTAGCAAGCTTAGCGAATGTTTATCTGCTCGAAAAGAATACAGAAAAAGCAGTGTTGGAAGCATTTTTGAAAACATTCAATCAGTTGATGGATGTTCTGGGATTGCCGTTCAAAGAGAAGGATGAATTGAACGATGAAGCGGTTGATCAGTTGATTGAAGAACGTTTAGAAGCACGTAAAAATCGTGACTTCGCCCGTGCGGATGCAATACGTGGTGAATTGAAGGAGCAAGGAATCTTGCTGGAAGATACTGCACAAGGGGTTCGGTGGAAACGAGCATGA
- the cysE gene encoding serine O-acetyltransferase, protein MFSRMREDIRCIFDQDPAARSTFEVVLTYSGLHAIWSHRIAHVLFKKNMHFAARVLSQMSRFFTGIEIHPGAKIGRRLFIDHGMGIVIGETCEIGDDVTIYQGVTLGGTGKEKGKRHPTLHDKVLVATGAKVLGNIIIGENSKVGAGSVVLKDVPAESTVVGIPGKVVISNGVRVKDRLNHTLPDPVSEMCSSMEARILQLEQQLSDLKIEKQIRDEKDEL, encoded by the coding sequence GTGTTTTCAAGAATGAGAGAAGACATCCGTTGTATTTTCGACCAAGACCCCGCCGCACGGAGTACGTTTGAGGTCGTGCTGACCTACTCAGGATTACATGCCATTTGGTCACACCGTATTGCGCATGTACTGTTTAAAAAGAATATGCACTTTGCAGCCAGGGTGCTTTCCCAAATGAGCCGATTCTTCACTGGGATTGAAATTCACCCCGGGGCTAAAATAGGGAGACGTCTATTTATCGACCATGGAATGGGTATTGTAATTGGGGAGACATGTGAAATTGGTGATGACGTCACCATTTACCAAGGTGTCACGTTAGGCGGAACGGGAAAAGAAAAAGGGAAAAGACACCCGACCCTTCATGATAAAGTTCTGGTCGCTACAGGTGCTAAAGTACTTGGGAATATTATTATTGGTGAAAACAGCAAAGTGGGAGCGGGTTCTGTTGTGTTGAAAGATGTGCCGGCAGAATCCACTGTTGTCGGAATCCCCGGGAAAGTTGTTATTTCCAACGGCGTTCGTGTAAAAGACCGATTGAATCACACTTTGCCTGACCCTGTCTCGGAAATGTGTTCTTCGATGGAAGCCCGGATTCTGCAATTAGAACAGCAGCTAAGTGATTTGAAAATAGAAAAACAAATTCGTGATGAAAAGGATGAACTCTAA
- the gltX gene encoding glutamate--tRNA ligase has translation MTAEVRVRYAPSPTGHLHIGGARTALFNYLFARHHGGKFIVRIEDTDTVRNIEAGELSQLENLKWLGIEHDESVDIGGPYSPYRQMERLDTYKKYSGEMLEKGAAYKCFCSSEELEAEREKQKVSGIAAPMYNGTCRHLSAEEVAQKEAAGIPFTIRMRVPENVTYTIDDLVRGSVQFESKDIGDWVLVKANGIPTYNFAVVIDDYMMKMSHVFRGEEHLTNTPKQLMVFDTFGWEAPRYGHMTLIVNEDRKKLSKRDESIIQFISQYKELGFLPEAMFNFFALLGWSPVGEEELFTKEELIEQFDVSRLSKSPSMFDKQKLTWMNNQYIKKLSLDEVVALTLPHLVKAGRVSEDMTAEESAWIHDLIALYHSQLSYGAEIVELSAQFFSDAVEYDEQSKEILAGEQIPEVMTSFKQQLENLETFDAPSIKGAIKAVQKETGHKGKNLFMPIRVVATGQAHGPELPESIALLGREKIIARVEKFVQ, from the coding sequence ATGACAGCAGAAGTACGTGTGCGCTATGCGCCGAGTCCAACAGGTCATTTACATATCGGGGGGGCTCGTACCGCATTATTCAATTATTTGTTCGCTCGCCATCACGGAGGTAAATTCATAGTGCGGATTGAAGATACTGACACGGTTCGCAATATCGAAGCCGGTGAATTATCCCAACTTGAAAACTTGAAGTGGCTTGGTATCGAGCACGACGAATCTGTAGATATCGGAGGGCCTTATAGTCCATATCGCCAAATGGAGCGTCTCGATACGTACAAAAAGTACTCAGGAGAAATGCTCGAAAAAGGCGCAGCATATAAGTGCTTCTGTTCGTCTGAGGAACTCGAAGCAGAGCGTGAAAAGCAAAAAGTATCAGGAATTGCAGCTCCTATGTACAACGGGACTTGCCGTCATTTAAGCGCAGAAGAAGTTGCACAAAAAGAAGCAGCAGGCATTCCATTTACAATTCGTATGCGTGTTCCTGAAAACGTAACGTACACAATTGACGATCTTGTTCGCGGCAGTGTCCAATTCGAATCTAAAGACATTGGTGATTGGGTGCTTGTGAAAGCGAATGGCATTCCGACATATAACTTCGCGGTAGTTATTGACGACTATATGATGAAAATGTCTCACGTTTTCCGCGGGGAAGAGCATTTGACGAATACGCCGAAACAACTTATGGTATTCGATACATTTGGCTGGGAAGCACCGCGTTATGGACATATGACGCTCATCGTTAACGAGGATCGCAAAAAGTTATCCAAACGTGATGAGTCCATCATCCAGTTCATTTCCCAGTATAAGGAGCTTGGGTTCTTACCGGAAGCTATGTTCAATTTCTTTGCGCTTCTCGGATGGTCTCCTGTCGGGGAAGAAGAGTTGTTCACAAAAGAGGAACTCATCGAACAGTTTGACGTGAGCCGTCTATCCAAATCACCATCTATGTTCGATAAGCAGAAATTGACGTGGATGAATAACCAATACATTAAAAAATTGAGCCTTGATGAAGTTGTTGCGTTAACTTTGCCGCACCTCGTAAAAGCGGGTCGCGTGAGTGAGGACATGACGGCAGAAGAAAGCGCTTGGATTCATGATTTGATTGCACTTTATCATAGCCAGTTAAGCTATGGTGCTGAAATTGTTGAGTTGTCTGCCCAATTCTTCAGTGATGCAGTTGAGTATGATGAACAATCAAAAGAAATCTTGGCTGGGGAACAAATTCCTGAAGTCATGACTTCTTTCAAGCAGCAGCTTGAGAACCTTGAAACGTTCGATGCGCCATCCATCAAAGGAGCAATCAAGGCGGTTCAAAAAGAAACAGGGCACAAAGGAAAGAACTTGTTCATGCCGATTCGCGTAGTTGCAACTGGTCAGGCGCACGGTCCGGAATTACCGGAATCCATTGCATTGCTTGGCCGCGAAAAGATCATTGCGCGCGTTGAGAAGTTCGTTCAGTAA
- the ispF gene encoding 2-C-methyl-D-erythritol 2,4-cyclodiphosphate synthase, whose amino-acid sequence MIRIGQGFDVHEFAEGRPLIIGGITIPHTKGLVGHSDADVLLHTITDAALGAIGKGDIGHHFPDTDAAFKDADSAVLLQDVWKLVEEEGFVLGNVDCTIMAQQPKMAPHIETIKKRIADLLHAEPGQVNVKATTTEKLGFVGREEGIASLATILLVKA is encoded by the coding sequence ATGATACGAATTGGACAAGGTTTTGACGTACATGAATTTGCAGAAGGTCGCCCTTTAATCATTGGCGGAATTACAATTCCTCACACAAAAGGCTTAGTCGGCCATTCGGACGCAGATGTCCTATTGCATACGATTACTGACGCTGCTTTAGGAGCAATCGGTAAAGGGGATATCGGACATCACTTCCCGGATACAGATGCAGCGTTTAAAGACGCAGACTCAGCAGTGCTGCTTCAAGATGTATGGAAGCTAGTTGAAGAAGAAGGATTTGTCTTAGGTAATGTAGATTGTACGATTATGGCACAGCAGCCAAAGATGGCACCTCATATTGAAACAATCAAAAAGCGCATAGCTGACTTATTGCATGCAGAGCCCGGTCAAGTAAATGTTAAAGCAACTACTACAGAAAAGTTAGGGTTTGTTGGAAGAGAAGAAGGGATTGCCTCTCTTGCGACAATTCTTTTGGTGAAAGCTTAA
- the ispD gene encoding 2-C-methyl-D-erythritol 4-phosphate cytidylyltransferase, translating to MDYTVMMPAAGSGTRMGAGHNKLFLELEGKSILAHTLAVFQQDPWCTGIILAVKDSERTKIKTIIQQEQLTKVCALPEGGTERQHSVKACLQASEAGGIVLVHDAARPFIKQNVIHELVINASRHGGAVAGVKAKDTMKYVTDGVIEETADRERLWVIQTPQAFRYEVLKEASQLAEQENFLGTDEAMLAEHAGFEVRIVESTYDNIKMTTPEDLAYGEYLLKKRLEETV from the coding sequence ATGGACTATACGGTAATGATGCCTGCTGCCGGAAGCGGAACGCGGATGGGAGCAGGGCATAACAAACTCTTTCTTGAACTTGAAGGGAAGTCGATTTTAGCCCATACGCTTGCGGTGTTCCAGCAGGATCCTTGGTGTACAGGGATCATTTTAGCTGTGAAAGATTCAGAGCGCACTAAAATTAAAACAATCATTCAGCAAGAACAACTTACGAAAGTATGCGCGCTGCCTGAAGGTGGAACTGAACGTCAGCACAGTGTGAAAGCATGTCTGCAGGCAAGTGAAGCCGGAGGGATTGTTCTCGTGCATGATGCAGCTCGTCCTTTCATCAAACAAAATGTCATTCACGAACTTGTAATTAATGCATCTCGTCACGGCGGGGCAGTTGCTGGCGTGAAGGCAAAAGATACGATGAAATATGTCACGGATGGGGTTATTGAAGAAACGGCAGATCGAGAACGCTTATGGGTCATCCAGACGCCGCAAGCGTTTCGCTATGAAGTTTTAAAAGAGGCTTCTCAACTAGCAGAACAAGAAAACTTTTTAGGAACCGACGAGGCCATGCTTGCAGAGCATGCAGGCTTTGAAGTCCGGATCGTTGAAAGTACGTACGATAATATTAAAATGACAACACCAGAGGATCTTGCTTATGGTGAATACTTGCTGAAAAAAAGGCTAGAGGAGACGGTATGA